A genomic region of Mesobacillus jeotgali contains the following coding sequences:
- a CDS encoding Maf family protein codes for MQRLILASSSPRRKELLENLRLKFEISSSDADESFSESLSPAEAVMELASRKSGTVAQDYPDCFVIGSDTVVVHGGTILGKPESGQEALQMLKKLSGNTHSVYTGVSIISPEKETRFYEKTDVTFWELSDEEIDTYIKSGEPFDKAGGYGIQGFGSMLVKEISGDYYTVVGLPVSRLIRELRKIGYNLPY; via the coding sequence ATGCAACGCCTCATTTTAGCCTCTTCTTCTCCACGGCGAAAAGAACTTCTTGAAAACCTCCGCTTGAAATTCGAAATCTCGAGCAGTGATGCAGACGAAAGTTTCAGTGAGTCCCTCAGTCCTGCTGAAGCGGTTATGGAGCTTGCTTCCAGAAAGTCGGGAACTGTGGCTCAAGATTATCCAGATTGTTTCGTGATTGGCTCAGATACTGTCGTGGTCCACGGTGGAACAATCCTTGGGAAGCCTGAAAGCGGACAAGAAGCCTTACAGATGCTCAAAAAGCTGTCTGGGAACACCCATTCAGTCTACACAGGAGTATCAATCATCTCCCCTGAGAAGGAAACGCGTTTTTATGAAAAAACAGATGTGACGTTCTGGGAATTGTCAGATGAAGAAATCGACACCTATATAAAGAGCGGTGAACCATTCGATAAGGCAGGCGGCTATGGAATCCAGGGATTCGGCAGCATGCTTGTCAAAGAAATCAGTGGGGATTATTACACAGTTGTTGGACTGCCTGTATCCAGGTTGATCAGGGAGTTAAGAAAAATCGGTTACAACCTTCCTTATTAA
- the mreD gene encoding rod shape-determining protein MreD, which yields MIRFLLPALFALLFILESLFVELLPAELFNSDRILVPHFLMAGILFLTAYLSPKHGILYGIIFGLLFDVIYTEIIGIYLFMFPFIAYLFANMMRILQANILIVSILSLLGIALLEVGVYELMLLIKITDLDFSTYVKIRLVPTLILNLAFIILAAYPFKKQFENAADRLKD from the coding sequence TTGATCCGTTTCCTGCTCCCGGCGCTTTTCGCTTTGTTATTCATTCTGGAAAGTTTGTTTGTCGAACTTCTGCCTGCAGAATTATTCAACAGTGACCGGATTCTTGTACCGCATTTTCTCATGGCAGGAATTTTATTTCTGACGGCTTACCTGAGCCCCAAACATGGAATTCTATATGGCATTATCTTTGGACTGCTTTTTGATGTCATCTACACAGAAATCATCGGGATCTATCTATTCATGTTCCCGTTCATCGCCTATTTGTTTGCAAATATGATGAGGATCCTTCAAGCCAATATTTTGATCGTTTCAATCCTATCGCTTCTTGGTATTGCGCTTTTGGAGGTAGGAGTCTACGAGTTGATGCTATTGATAAAAATTACTGACCTGGACTTTTCGACCTATGTTAAAATAAGACTAGTCCCAACCCTGATTTTAAATCTTGCTTTCATCATCTTGGCTGCCTATCCATTTAAAAAACAGTTCGAGAATGCTGCAGACAGACTTAAAGACTGA
- a CDS encoding type II secretion system protein — protein MLKAIKKRMKDQRGLTLVELLAVIVILGIIAAIAVPSIGNIVEKSKADAIKAEALQIIDAARLYSIETPITAAGIDESVLEPKYLDSTDNFNEYTVSYVGNKLLLTGDGINGSVEIKFNNASKDAISEDNGSGSRTIPAPPASN, from the coding sequence ATGTTAAAAGCGATTAAGAAAAGAATGAAGGATCAGAGAGGTTTGACACTGGTTGAACTTCTAGCGGTTATTGTTATTTTGGGGATTATTGCGGCGATTGCTGTGCCCAGTATTGGGAATATTGTTGAAAAGTCAAAAGCAGATGCTATAAAAGCTGAAGCCTTACAAATTATAGATGCTGCAAGATTATATTCAATAGAGACTCCCATAACAGCAGCTGGGATAGACGAGAGTGTCCTAGAGCCAAAATATCTTGATAGTACAGATAATTTTAATGAGTATACAGTTAGTTATGTTGGAAATAAACTGTTATTAACCGGAGATGGAATAAATGGTTCGGTAGAAATTAAGTTTAATAATGCCTCAAAAGATGCAATCAGTGAAGATAATGGTAGTGGAAGTAGAACTATTCCAGCTCCACCTGCATCTAATTAG
- the pilM gene encoding type IV pilus biogenesis protein PilM translates to MAFSLFSGSNKVVNLVLNDHSVRYVELKQKNPPIPLHFGQRILPNGIIMDGKIQDMDTLMNILDECIDDWKIAKREIRFTVPDSLVIIRKVSIPADVKEDEIHGYLYLELGTSIHLPFEDPVFDVITLGVEGQKQEILVFAAPEQYVNEFADLFKSLRLKPIAADISPLAIYRLFHQLDMHRANEVLLSVQFDLDVVSMCVFEEHIPVFMRHIPGDMKENWSVKFGEGGIHSNQKMVYIGELSELTYQLEEIYRDVTKLMDFYRYSLTHGKKEVTRILVNGDHPMLERVHADMKELFEIPVDTLKVSMPDNDQETLPNCYNLALGLGLKEV, encoded by the coding sequence ATGGCGTTTTCCCTTTTTTCTGGCAGTAACAAGGTTGTCAACCTTGTTCTCAATGATCATTCAGTCCGCTATGTTGAATTAAAACAAAAGAATCCGCCCATTCCACTTCACTTTGGACAGCGGATTTTGCCCAATGGAATTATTATGGACGGCAAAATACAGGATATGGATACATTGATGAACATTCTGGATGAGTGCATTGATGACTGGAAGATTGCCAAAAGGGAAATCCGTTTTACCGTGCCCGATTCGCTCGTCATTATCAGGAAGGTTTCCATTCCAGCAGATGTTAAGGAAGATGAAATTCATGGGTATTTGTATTTGGAGTTAGGAACTTCGATTCACTTGCCCTTCGAGGACCCAGTGTTCGATGTCATCACTCTAGGTGTAGAAGGGCAAAAGCAGGAGATCCTTGTCTTTGCTGCGCCAGAACAATATGTAAATGAGTTTGCGGATTTGTTTAAGAGCCTCAGGCTTAAGCCCATTGCTGCAGACATCTCTCCTCTTGCGATCTATCGTCTTTTTCACCAGCTGGATATGCATCGGGCAAACGAGGTATTGCTTTCCGTCCAATTTGACCTGGATGTCGTCAGCATGTGTGTATTTGAGGAGCACATCCCCGTCTTCATGCGCCATATACCAGGTGATATGAAAGAAAATTGGAGTGTGAAGTTTGGTGAAGGTGGCATCCACTCAAATCAAAAAATGGTCTATATTGGAGAGCTCTCGGAGTTGACTTATCAACTCGAGGAGATTTATCGGGATGTAACAAAACTGATGGATTTTTACCGCTATTCCCTTACCCATGGAAAAAAAGAAGTAACCAGAATTCTAGTAAATGGGGATCATCCAATGCTCGAGCGTGTACATGCTGATATGAAAGAGCTATTTGAAATTCCTGTCGATACTTTAAAGGTAAGCATGCCTGACAATGATCAGGAGACATTGCCGAATTGCTACAATCTGGCTCTTGGTCTGGGATTAAAAGAGGTGTAA
- a CDS encoding PilN domain-containing protein, with the protein MMLVEINLLPKKEHKKSSMLIMAIAGILGFTITFSIVFFQGNSYEKKMETLDKQIESIQKLNEVQQAKLAEGDSSNSAVKLQDAVNWAEQFPFDTVPILQNIIALLPERGFIQNFEYSNADSLVIKIQLDATRDAAFYLSSLKGSEWVEDVTLMNIVAETKIEGTAVETTNTSSEQEEVKVLPRYSAEFEITFKPEFFKETKGIASKGGDGT; encoded by the coding sequence ATGATGCTTGTAGAGATTAACCTGCTACCTAAAAAAGAACATAAAAAATCTTCCATGCTCATTATGGCCATTGCAGGAATCCTTGGGTTTACGATCACTTTCTCAATTGTCTTCTTTCAGGGAAATAGCTATGAGAAAAAAATGGAAACCCTTGATAAACAAATAGAGAGTATCCAGAAGTTGAATGAGGTCCAGCAGGCAAAACTGGCAGAAGGGGATAGTTCAAACTCTGCAGTTAAGCTTCAAGATGCGGTCAACTGGGCTGAACAATTTCCATTTGATACGGTGCCTATCCTGCAAAATATAATTGCCCTTTTACCTGAGCGTGGATTTATCCAGAACTTTGAATATAGTAATGCGGATTCTTTGGTAATCAAGATACAACTTGATGCCACAAGAGATGCTGCTTTTTATTTAAGTTCCTTAAAAGGTTCCGAATGGGTTGAGGATGTTACCCTAATGAATATTGTAGCAGAGACGAAGATTGAAGGAACTGCGGTGGAAACAACTAATACTTCATCTGAGCAAGAGGAAGTAAAAGTTCTCCCACGTTACAGTGCAGAATTCGAAATAACATTCAAGCCTGAATTTTTCAAAGAAACTAAGGGGATTGCATCAAAAGGGGGAGATGGAACATGA
- a CDS encoding type II secretion system F family protein codes for MARFKYSGRDRTKKRSGTITAGSKREALAKLRDEGIRTTEIFEVPETLLTKEINIGNPVKLQHLVIYLRQFATLLKAGVSVVESTNILARQTESKALRKALLDVEAELREGNQLSQASAKHDKVFSNMYINMIKAGEAGGNMDETLERLADHYEKQHNTRQKVVAALTYPAVIGLIAIGVVIFLLVSVVPTFVGMFADFGGELPEITKFVLGASEFMQGYWWLLLLFFLAVVVALSFAKKNKKSKYYLDYAILRMPIFGKLMQKAVLARMTRTLSSLFTSSVPILQALSIVENVVENEVVSRVVRESRDSLEIGQSMTGPMKNHWAFPPLVTQMISIGEETGSLDGMLGKVAEFYEKEVETSTDQLKSLIEPIMIVILAGLVGTIVTSIMIPMFDIFNHVN; via the coding sequence ATGGCACGGTTCAAATACTCCGGACGGGACCGGACTAAAAAGCGATCGGGTACAATAACAGCTGGTTCCAAACGTGAAGCACTGGCAAAACTTCGTGATGAAGGAATCCGGACAACGGAAATATTCGAGGTTCCGGAAACTCTGCTAACAAAAGAAATCAACATTGGAAATCCAGTTAAACTTCAGCACCTAGTCATTTACCTTCGCCAGTTTGCAACCTTGTTGAAAGCTGGTGTATCGGTTGTTGAGTCTACAAATATTCTTGCCAGACAGACAGAGAGCAAAGCATTAAGGAAAGCACTGCTTGATGTTGAAGCGGAGCTTAGGGAAGGCAACCAATTATCCCAGGCGTCAGCCAAACATGACAAAGTTTTTTCAAACATGTATATCAATATGATCAAAGCAGGCGAAGCGGGTGGAAATATGGATGAGACCCTCGAACGCCTAGCCGACCATTATGAAAAGCAGCATAATACCCGTCAAAAGGTTGTAGCGGCATTGACATATCCTGCCGTGATCGGTCTGATTGCAATAGGTGTCGTCATTTTCCTTCTCGTATCTGTCGTGCCTACGTTTGTTGGGATGTTCGCTGATTTCGGGGGGGAATTGCCGGAGATTACCAAGTTTGTGCTTGGTGCCAGCGAGTTCATGCAGGGATACTGGTGGCTGCTCCTTCTGTTCTTCTTGGCTGTCGTGGTTGCACTTAGCTTTGCGAAAAAAAATAAGAAATCGAAATACTATCTTGATTACGCTATTTTAAGGATGCCGATCTTTGGGAAACTGATGCAAAAAGCAGTGCTTGCCCGGATGACAAGGACCTTAAGTTCTTTGTTCACAAGTTCAGTACCTATTCTCCAAGCATTATCGATAGTTGAAAATGTTGTAGAGAATGAAGTGGTTTCAAGGGTAGTGCGCGAGTCCAGGGACTCTCTTGAAATAGGACAATCAATGACAGGCCCGATGAAAAACCACTGGGCTTTCCCGCCTCTGGTCACCCAGATGATTTCAATCGGGGAAGAAACGGGATCGCTGGATGGCATGCTAGGAAAAGTCGCCGAATTCTATGAAAAAGAAGTAGAAACAAGCACAGACCAACTCAAATCATTAATTGAACCGATCATGATCGTCATACTGGCTGGACTTGTAGGCACAATCGTCACATCCATTATGATCCCTATGTTCGACATCTTTAACCATGTGAATTAA
- the radC gene encoding RadC family protein, giving the protein MSTNSLMIRDYPQNERPRERFVQNGPQSLSNHELLALLLGTGSREESVLQLANRMLAQFEGLRLLKDATLEELTQIKGIGKAKAIHVLAAVEIGRRIANHTLDERYVIRSPEDGAKYLMNDMRFLTQEHFVCLYLNTKNQVIHRQTIFIGSLNASIVHPREVYKEAVRRSAASVICVHNHPSGDPTPSREDIEVTKRLAESGKIVGIELLDHLIIGENKYVSLKEKGYV; this is encoded by the coding sequence TTGTCTACAAATTCATTAATGATCAGAGATTATCCACAAAATGAGCGGCCGCGGGAGCGATTCGTCCAGAATGGCCCCCAAAGCCTCTCCAATCATGAATTGCTTGCCTTGTTGCTTGGGACAGGCTCACGGGAGGAATCAGTCCTCCAGCTTGCAAACCGAATGCTGGCCCAGTTTGAGGGACTTCGCCTCCTAAAAGATGCTACTTTGGAAGAGTTAACCCAAATAAAAGGAATCGGAAAAGCAAAAGCGATCCATGTCCTCGCGGCAGTTGAAATTGGCAGGCGCATTGCCAACCATACCCTTGATGAACGCTATGTGATTCGCTCACCAGAAGACGGTGCGAAATATTTAATGAATGATATGCGCTTCCTGACACAGGAGCATTTTGTCTGCTTGTACTTGAATACGAAAAATCAGGTGATCCACAGGCAGACGATTTTTATCGGCAGCCTGAACGCTTCAATTGTACATCCGAGAGAAGTGTATAAAGAGGCTGTCCGCAGATCGGCAGCATCCGTCATCTGTGTCCATAATCACCCATCCGGCGACCCAACCCCGAGCAGGGAGGATATCGAAGTTACTAAACGTTTGGCAGAGTCTGGGAAAATAGTCGGAATAGAATTGCTAGACCATTTAATAATTGGGGAAAATAAATATGTTAGTTTGAAGGAAAAAGGGTATGTATGA
- a CDS encoding SPOR domain-containing protein — protein sequence MDKQGKTITIKINGKDRPVQGDKKIKGNGTIKKPKQEEKPKYDNEKSSSYQIDEIRGDKSTVYPLDNDAALNESAAAQEQTEESFDWILPDPVEEEIIKEYKIAPKQEKKPKKKSIGISVWNTKTKKNNRLYTTIIMNVLFAVLLGTAFGVTFLKFLPSEPDTAAPAVTTPKSGPAAESPAAAGKELLELKSIPVFIVQNGVFTTEAAAKERVSLLAGQGVTAELFPVSGQFAVYLGTAGSIEAAKQQAEALKAKGVEVFAKPFEIAGGTAAGLTAAELEFLKQAPDIYPILMSGTGAAPEEVKKAESYQNMLSKIEDKSIKDPTVLKAKASMERAGAAFISYQKSKDANQLAEMEKSLLTFLSAYQSIGK from the coding sequence TTGGACAAGCAAGGAAAGACGATCACTATCAAGATTAATGGCAAGGACCGTCCGGTTCAGGGAGACAAAAAAATAAAGGGTAATGGAACCATAAAGAAACCTAAACAAGAAGAAAAACCTAAATATGATAACGAAAAAAGCAGCAGCTATCAGATCGATGAGATCCGTGGAGACAAGAGCACGGTATATCCGCTGGACAATGATGCAGCGTTGAATGAATCAGCGGCCGCCCAGGAACAAACTGAGGAAAGTTTTGACTGGATCTTGCCTGATCCTGTCGAAGAGGAAATCATCAAAGAATACAAAATCGCTCCGAAGCAGGAAAAAAAGCCGAAAAAGAAAAGCATCGGCATTTCGGTTTGGAACACTAAGACTAAAAAGAACAATCGTCTTTATACTACTATTATTATGAATGTCCTTTTTGCCGTTTTGCTCGGAACGGCGTTTGGAGTAACATTCCTTAAATTCCTGCCATCAGAACCAGATACAGCTGCACCAGCAGTAACCACGCCAAAATCCGGGCCGGCAGCAGAAAGTCCTGCAGCAGCCGGGAAGGAATTGCTTGAATTAAAATCAATCCCTGTCTTTATCGTACAAAATGGTGTCTTCACAACAGAGGCTGCTGCCAAGGAAAGGGTGAGTCTTCTGGCTGGCCAGGGAGTCACAGCAGAATTATTTCCTGTAAGTGGCCAGTTCGCTGTCTATTTAGGAACTGCCGGAAGCATTGAGGCTGCCAAACAACAGGCAGAGGCACTCAAGGCAAAGGGTGTTGAGGTGTTCGCTAAACCATTTGAAATTGCAGGTGGCACGGCAGCGGGCTTAACAGCAGCTGAATTGGAATTCCTCAAGCAGGCTCCGGATATTTATCCAATCCTGATGAGTGGAACGGGAGCTGCGCCGGAGGAAGTGAAAAAGGCAGAAAGTTACCAGAACATGTTAAGCAAGATTGAAGACAAGAGTATAAAAGATCCAACCGTCCTGAAGGCTAAGGCGAGCATGGAGAGGGCGGGCGCTGCTTTTATAAGCTACCAAAAAAGTAAGGATGCCAATCAGCTGGCGGAAATGGAGAAAAGCCTCCTGACATTCCTGTCAGCCTATCAATCCATTGGCAAGTAA
- the mreC gene encoding rod shape-determining protein MreC, with protein MPQFFFNKRLIMLLVSIIVLVALIGFSLREREELTWPEQFVKDSTSWVQSVVSRPANYIAGLIENLQDLQNTYQENKELKKRVDDMARLEAKVYSLEKENEELQEILDKKESLADYEPIQAVRIARSPERWNELIIINKGASHGVEKNMAVITAKGLIGKVKSTTPFSATVQLISSIDPTNRISAILQAEKPLYGTIEGYDKKKELLLLKGLPYDAEIEKGQNVVTTGMGGIFPKDLPIGKVVKVVPDQFGLNQTAYIKPEANLYDLEHVMVVKKSMVSVDLEESLEDSEGEEEGN; from the coding sequence ATGCCACAGTTCTTCTTTAATAAACGCCTGATAATGCTGCTTGTGAGCATTATAGTCCTCGTGGCATTGATTGGATTTTCTTTAAGGGAAAGAGAAGAATTGACATGGCCCGAGCAGTTTGTCAAAGACTCTACAAGCTGGGTGCAATCCGTTGTCTCAAGGCCTGCAAATTATATTGCCGGTTTAATCGAAAACCTTCAAGACTTGCAAAATACATATCAGGAAAACAAAGAGTTGAAGAAACGCGTTGATGATATGGCCCGCCTTGAAGCGAAAGTATACTCCCTTGAAAAAGAAAACGAGGAGCTTCAGGAAATTTTAGATAAGAAAGAATCACTAGCAGACTATGAACCAATCCAGGCAGTCAGGATTGCAAGAAGTCCTGAACGCTGGAATGAACTGATCATCATCAATAAAGGTGCTTCTCACGGTGTTGAAAAAAACATGGCCGTTATCACTGCAAAAGGGTTAATCGGCAAGGTTAAGAGCACGACACCATTTTCGGCAACCGTGCAGCTGATCAGTTCCATTGACCCGACCAACCGAATTTCTGCGATTCTCCAGGCAGAAAAGCCGCTTTACGGCACAATCGAAGGGTATGACAAGAAGAAAGAACTTCTTTTGTTAAAAGGGCTTCCGTATGATGCAGAAATTGAAAAAGGGCAGAATGTCGTTACGACTGGTATGGGCGGAATCTTCCCGAAAGACCTTCCAATCGGCAAGGTTGTCAAGGTTGTCCCGGATCAATTTGGCCTTAATCAAACGGCATATATTAAGCCTGAAGCAAACCTCTATGATTTGGAACATGTCATGGTTGTCAAAAAATCAATGGTCTCAGTGGACCTTGAAGAAAGCTTGGAAGATAGTGAAGGTGAGGAGGAAGGCAATTGA
- a CDS encoding rod shape-determining protein, with protein MFGIGTRDLGIDLGTANTLVYVKGKGIVLREPSVVALQTDTKNIVAVGNDAKNMIGRTPGNVVALRPMKDGVIADYETTASMMKYYIKQATKNKGWFAGKPYVMVCVPSGITAVEERAVIDATRQAGARDAFTIEEPFAAAIGANLPVWEPTGSMVVDIGGGTTEVAIISLGGIVTSQSVRIAGDEMDGAIINYIRKTYNLMIGERTAEAIKMEVGSAGDADGIENMEIRGRDLLTGLPKTIEITAEEIAKALRDTVYAIVDAVKLTLEKTPPELASDIMDRGIVLTGGGALLRNLDKVISEETKMPVLIAEDPLDCVAIGTGKALDHIDLFKSKAKESR; from the coding sequence ATGTTTGGGATTGGAACAAGAGACCTAGGAATCGACCTTGGTACTGCTAATACACTTGTTTATGTAAAAGGAAAAGGAATTGTTTTAAGAGAGCCGTCCGTTGTCGCGCTACAGACGGATACAAAAAATATCGTTGCTGTCGGTAATGATGCGAAAAATATGATCGGACGTACACCAGGTAATGTGGTAGCCTTAAGGCCAATGAAGGATGGCGTCATTGCTGATTACGAAACAACAGCGTCAATGATGAAATACTATATCAAACAGGCAACGAAGAACAAAGGCTGGTTTGCCGGGAAGCCTTATGTAATGGTATGTGTTCCTTCTGGAATAACAGCTGTTGAGGAACGTGCGGTTATTGACGCAACTCGCCAGGCAGGCGCAAGAGATGCCTTTACGATTGAGGAACCATTTGCAGCAGCAATCGGAGCAAACCTTCCTGTTTGGGAGCCAACTGGCAGCATGGTTGTCGACATTGGCGGCGGTACGACAGAAGTCGCAATCATTTCCCTTGGCGGAATCGTGACATCTCAATCTGTGCGCATTGCTGGTGATGAAATGGATGGCGCAATCATCAATTATATCCGTAAAACTTATAACCTGATGATCGGTGAGAGAACAGCTGAAGCGATTAAAATGGAAGTTGGTTCAGCAGGAGACGCCGATGGGATTGAAAATATGGAAATCCGCGGTCGTGACTTGCTGACAGGATTGCCTAAGACCATTGAAATCACGGCTGAAGAAATTGCTAAAGCGCTGCGTGACACAGTATACGCCATTGTTGATGCTGTTAAGCTGACGCTTGAAAAAACGCCGCCAGAACTTGCTTCAGATATTATGGACCGCGGGATCGTCCTCACAGGCGGTGGCGCATTGCTGCGTAATTTGGACAAGGTCATCAGCGAAGAAACAAAAATGCCGGTATTGATTGCCGAAGATCCGCTTGACTGTGTTGCAATTGGTACAGGCAAGGCATTGGATCATATCGATTTATTCAAGAGCAAAGCAAAAGAATCAAGGTAA
- a CDS encoding prepilin peptidase, whose product MITFMFLYGLLLGSFYNVVGLRVPEGKSIVAPRSSCPKCGHQLTAFELVPVLSYVFQKGKCRQCKVGISPVYPLFELLTGVLFAGAFFLIGWDFELVIALTLISLFIIITVSDFAYMIIPDKILIVFAVIFAALRIYHPLTPWWDSFVGASAGFVLLLLIAFVSKGGMGGGDIKLFALIGFAVGFKTMLLAFFFSTFFGAFFGILGLITGMVKRKQPIPFGPFIAIGTLVAYFFGEQIIDWYLNFLLTVF is encoded by the coding sequence ATGATTACTTTCATGTTTTTGTATGGCCTCCTCCTAGGTTCCTTCTACAACGTAGTAGGCCTGCGAGTGCCGGAAGGAAAATCAATCGTAGCGCCGCGCTCGTCTTGTCCGAAGTGCGGGCACCAGCTGACAGCGTTTGAGTTAGTACCAGTTTTGTCATATGTATTTCAAAAAGGGAAATGCCGCCAGTGTAAGGTCGGCATTTCTCCTGTTTATCCATTGTTTGAGCTCTTGACGGGTGTGCTTTTTGCTGGCGCATTCTTTTTAATAGGTTGGGACTTTGAGTTGGTGATAGCCCTTACGCTAATCTCGTTGTTCATAATCATTACAGTTTCTGATTTTGCTTATATGATTATCCCTGATAAGATACTGATTGTGTTTGCTGTCATTTTTGCAGCGTTGCGAATCTATCACCCTCTTACTCCGTGGTGGGATTCTTTTGTTGGTGCTTCGGCAGGGTTCGTTCTTCTCCTATTAATCGCCTTCGTCAGCAAGGGTGGCATGGGCGGCGGTGATATCAAACTTTTCGCTCTGATTGGCTTTGCTGTCGGCTTTAAGACAATGCTGCTTGCCTTCTTTTTCTCCACCTTTTTTGGCGCTTTTTTTGGCATCCTTGGATTGATTACGGGAATGGTCAAACGGAAGCAGCCAATACCTTTTGGCCCCTTCATAGCCATAGGGACACTTGTTGCTTACTTCTTTGGAGAGCAAATTATTGATTGGTACTTAAATTTTTTACTAACTGTGTTTTGA
- a CDS encoding type IV pilus twitching motility protein PilT — protein MKDKIDHLLSSGFEQKASDIHITVGIPPIMRINGDLKRFGTEVTVPEDTEGMAKAIIPEKLWDQFKAKGELDFSYGIPGISRFRINAYHQRGCVSLAARVVPTRIPTLEELEMPSILKKIADKPQGLVLVTGPTGSGKSTTLAAMIQYINKNMSKHIVTLEDPIEYLHKHGNSIIDQREVGFDTNNFANGLRAALRQDPDVILVGEMRDLDTIQTAITAAETGHLVLGTLHTSSAPATINRIIDVFPSGQQAQIRIQLASVLVSVISQRLFPTADKKSRRGATEILINNAAVANLIRNEKIHQIMSIMQTSRIYGMHTLEMSIKELLQQGIISREAAEPYLQEKLV, from the coding sequence ATGAAAGATAAAATCGATCACTTGTTAAGTTCGGGCTTCGAGCAAAAAGCTTCCGATATCCATATAACTGTCGGCATACCGCCCATCATGAGGATCAATGGTGACTTGAAAAGATTCGGAACCGAAGTGACTGTCCCTGAAGATACGGAAGGGATGGCAAAGGCGATCATTCCAGAAAAATTATGGGATCAATTCAAGGCAAAAGGCGAACTCGATTTTTCTTATGGAATACCTGGGATTTCAAGGTTCAGAATCAATGCATATCATCAGCGAGGCTGTGTGTCGCTCGCTGCGCGTGTTGTGCCGACCCGGATTCCTACACTTGAGGAGCTGGAAATGCCATCTATCCTAAAAAAAATTGCTGATAAGCCTCAAGGCCTTGTGCTTGTAACAGGACCGACCGGAAGCGGCAAATCAACCACACTTGCTGCTATGATCCAGTATATTAATAAAAATATGAGCAAGCATATCGTCACACTAGAGGATCCGATTGAATATCTCCACAAACATGGAAATAGTATTATCGACCAACGCGAGGTTGGTTTCGATACAAATAATTTCGCGAATGGCCTGCGGGCAGCACTCCGTCAGGATCCTGACGTCATCCTTGTTGGAGAGATGCGTGACCTTGATACGATTCAGACAGCGATTACGGCAGCGGAAACTGGTCATCTTGTGCTTGGTACACTACATACTTCAAGTGCTCCGGCAACGATCAACAGGATCATTGATGTTTTTCCCTCTGGACAGCAAGCTCAAATCCGAATCCAGCTTGCATCTGTTCTAGTTTCGGTCATATCGCAAAGGCTTTTTCCAACGGCCGATAAAAAGAGTCGCAGGGGAGCAACAGAAATACTAATCAACAATGCGGCTGTGGCGAACTTGATCCGCAACGAAAAAATTCACCAAATCATGAGCATCATGCAAACTTCAAGGATTTATGGCATGCATACGCTTGAGATGAGCATTAAAGAATTACTCCAGCAAGGGATTATCTCAAGAGAGGCCGCTGAACCATACTTACAGGAGAAGTTGGTGTAA